The nucleotide sequence CGTTACCGCTCAAAAGCAGCCACCGCATGGTGGAGGCCCGCGGTGGCATCGGCTACCAGCGGAAACGCAGGACGTCGTCGCGCGGCTGCAGCATCGGCGCGGTACCCGCGGCCGGCGCTTGCGCGGCATCGACCGGCGCCGTAGTCGCAGCGGCTTCCTGCAAATGCGCCAGGGCCAACTGGGCGCGCAGCTGATCAGCGTTGGCATTGACGGCAAACACCAAACGATCGCCGACTACCTGACGCAGGCGTGCGTCGAACGGCTCAAGCAAACGGCTCAGCTCGGCGTAACGGGCAATATCAGCGCCCTGTACCTCCAAGGTCAGATTGCCGGCCGACGAACCCGGTGCCACCGCAAACCGTGACGCCAAGCGCTCGCTCACCGCCAGCAGCACCGCATCGGCCACGCTATCCAGGTCAGCGCCTTGAGCACTGCCTTGCTCGTGCTTGTCGCCCAGCCACAGGTGCCACGGGGCCTGCCATTGCTCACCGTCCTGGTGTGCGTCGACCGCCAGCACGGCATCCGCCGCATAGCGTTCGGATGCCTGGCGCAAGGCATCGGGCTGACCTGATGCGAGGTTTTCCGAGGTACCGACCAATTGCTCGTTCAAGTCCGCTAACGGCAGACGCAGCGGCAGACCGCGATGCTGGGCAGCACGTTGCAGCGGCGCGGCGCTGGCCTGACCATCGCCGACCAGACTGGCGCCTTCAGCGGAAGTGTTCAGCCACCAAGCGAGAATTGCCGGCCGATTGGCACCCCAAAGCGACAGCCCTGCCTGACGCAGACTGCGATCGGTGCTCACCGGATCGAAATCCACCACCAGCACCTGCGGCGGACCGCTCTCATAACCGTACTGGCTGACAACTTGCTGCGGATCTTTGCGCAACGCCGCCAGCACCGGCTGTTGAGCGGCTTTGCTGTCCCCGGTCAAGCGCAGCACCAAGGTATCCAACGCGCGGGTCAG is from Pseudomonas sp. LS44 and encodes:
- a CDS encoding DUF2066 domain-containing protein, with product MRVLVRLFCLWLTLFSVPSFAAAVADLYQVREPVASQGPEERAAALTRALDTLVLRLTGDSKAAQQPVLAALRKDPQQVVSQYGYESGPPQVLVVDFDPVSTDRSLRQAGLSLWGANRPAILAWWLNTSAEGASLVGDGQASAAPLQRAAQHRGLPLRLPLADLNEQLVGTSENLASGQPDALRQASERYAADAVLAVDAHQDGEQWQAPWHLWLGDKHEQGSAQGADLDSVADAVLLAVSERLASRFAVAPGSSAGNLTLEVQGADIARYAELSRLLEPFDARLRQVVGDRLVFAVNANADQLRAQLALAHLQEAAATTAPVDAAQAPAAGTAPMLQPRDDVLRFRW